The window ACGACGTAGGACGGCGACCCGAGATTGCGTGCGGCGGTGAGCTCTTGGAGGCTGGTCTTCCAGTCCAGGCCGGCCCCCAGCGTCGGGGCGGTGTCGAGCAGGTCGCCGAAGAGCCGCAGGATCATGTCGCAGGCAACCCCGAGTCCGTGGTGGAGATAGACCGCACCGATCAGAGACTCCATGCCGTCGGCCAGGATGCTGGCCTTGTCGGCACCGCCGGTGTTCACCTCGCCGCGGCCCAGCAGCAGGTGAGCTCCCAGACCCTCGTCGGTCAATCCGCGTCCGACGTCGGCCAACGCCTGGGTGTTGACCACACTGGCGCGAAGCTTGGCCAGATCGCCTTCGGTGCGATCGGGGTGGCGGTGGAAGAGTTCGTCAGTGACCGTCAGACCCAGCACCGCGTCGCCGAGGAACTCCAGGCGCTCGTTGGTGGGCAGGCCGCCATGCTCGTACGAGTAGCTGCGATGGGTCAGCGCCAGTGTCAGCAGTTCCTCAGGCAGGTCGACGCCCAAGGCGTCCAACAGGTTCTGACGCGACGGGCTCACGATCGGCCGCCGGCCTGCCGGGGGTCCTGACCCCCGTCCGAGTCGTCGAGCATGCCAGCCAGCTTCGCCCAACGCGGATCGATCTTGTCGTGGTGATGGCCGGGCTCGGCGGTCGCGAGCGCGACACCGCAGTCAGGGCACAGGCCGGGGCAGTCTTCGATGCACAGCGGTGCGAACGGCAGGGCGAGGCCCACCGCGTCGACGACGGCCTGCTCGATGTCGACGGTCTGGTCGACGACGCGGCCCACCTCGTCCTCGTCGGTGGTGGACTCGGTCGCGCTGTCGGGATAGGCGAACAGCTCGGTGAGCCCGATCTCGATCTCGCCGGTGACCGGGCCCAGGCAGCGGGTGCACTCGCCGCGGGTCGGGGCGCGCACCGTCCCGGTGACCAGAACACCCTCGGACACCGACTCCAGTCGAAGGTCGAGGTCCAGATCCGCGCCCCGCTCGACGGCGATGAAGTCCAGCCCGATCCGCTCGGGACTGGGCACGGTTTCGTGGATCTCCGTCATCGACCCCGGTCTGCACCCCAGCCTGGAGACGTCGAAGACGAGTGGCGAGCGCGGATGCTGGTGCGTTCCCGCACGGTGTGACGTCGCCATAACCCCGATCTTAGGGCGAGGCACGGCCCGAGTCGGACCGGAACGCGCGGGCGGGCGGGTCAGTGCTGCACGTAGTCGTGTGTGCCCGCGGCGGTGCGCAACTGGTGACGGCCGCGGCTCACCGAGCGCAGCGTGCCGTTGAGGTAGTCCTCGAACTGCGCCAGCTTGTTGTCGACGTAGATATCGCACTCGCCGCGCAGACGGTCGGCTTCGGCGTGTGCGGTGTCGATGAGCCGGGTAGCCTCGGCGTTGGCGGCCTGCACGACCTCGTTCTGCGACACCAGGCGCTGCTGCTCCTTGATGCCTTCCTGGACGGCCTTCTCGTAGGACATGTTGCCGCTTTCGACCAGGCGGTCGGCCTCGGCCTTGGCCCTGCTGGTGGCGGCCTCGTACTCGCGCTTGGACGTCGCGGCCAGACGCGACGCCTCCTCGCGGGCCTCCGCGACCATCCGCTCGCTGTGCTGGCGGGCCTCGGCGACCATGCGGTCGGCATGCGACTTCGCGTCGGCAAGCAGCCGGTCTGCCTCGGCACGGGAGTGGCTGAGCAGCGAGTCGGCCTCGGCCGTCGCGCTGGACACCATGGCGTCGGCGTGCTCCTTGGCCTCGCGCAACAGGTTGTCGCGGGCATCGAGCACGTCCTGGGCGTCGTCGAGTTCGCCAGGGATCGCGTCCTTGATGTCGTCGACCAGTTCCAGGACGTCGCCACGCGGAACCACGCAACCGGCTGTCATCGGCACGCCGCGGGCCTCTTCGACAATCGCACTCAGTTCGTCGAGCGCTTCAAAAACTCGGTACACGGCGCCACCCTCCTGGCGTAGTTGGTAGTGACCAGTGTGCCTGGTGTTACGCCCGTGACTGCGATGCCTGACCGGTGTGTCGGCAAGACAATCTGTGACGTGCTCGCTGGCCAGCGGGCGGCGGCATCAGCACTCGTCGTTCATTATGCCGGCCACACCCGATTGGGCTGCGCGCGACTTGTCCCGATACCCGGCGGGCCCGGCGGCAAACCGCGTCAGCCGCGCCGCTGCGCCAGCTTGGCCGGCAGCCGGCGGTTCACCGACTCCGGCAGCAGCTTCGAGACGTCCCCGCCGAAGGTGGCCACCTCTTTGGCCAGCGAGGACGACACGAACGAGTACTCCGGCGCGGTGGCGACGAAGAACGTGTCGACCCCGGCGATGTGCTTGTTCATCTGCGCCATCTGCAGCTCGTACTCGAAATCCGTTCCGGTGCGAAGTCCTTTGACAATGGCGGTGAATCCGCGGTCGCGGACGAAGTCAACCACCAATCCCTGACCGGACTCGGCGCTCAGGTTCGGCAGGTGCGCGGTGGCTTCGGAGATCATCGCGATCCGCTCGTCGACGTCGAACATGCCGGCCTTGTTGGGATTGACCAGCACGGCGACGATCACCTCGTCGAATTGCGCGGCGGCACGCTCGAAGATGTCGACGTGCCCCAGCGTCACCGGATCGAACGACCCCGGGCAGACCGCGCCACTCATGAGCGCAGACGCTAGCAGGCCGGTCAGTCGACCTCGGCGGCCTCGACCCTGGTGTCGCCGTATCGGCGCGCCGGCCAGGCCGTCCAGCCGGCCGGCCAGGTCAGCTCCGGTGAGGACACCGACCGTTCGACCACCACCACGCTGCCCGGCGCGACCCAGCCGTTGCGCTCCAGGCTGGCCAGCACGGCGTCGACCTCGGCGGCCGGCACGTCGTAGGGCGGGTCGGCCAGCACAAGATCCACCGGCTGATCTGTCCTCGATGCCAGCACGGCCGCCACCGCACCGCACCGCACGCTGGCACGGGCCAGCCCCAGCGCGGTGATGTTGCGGTTGATGACGGCCGTTGCGCGCGAATCTTTTTCTACGAACACCGCCGACGCGGCGCCCCGGGAAAGTGCCTCGAGCCCGAGTGCCCC is drawn from Candidatus Mycolicibacterium alkanivorans and contains these coding sequences:
- the rnc gene encoding ribonuclease III gives rise to the protein MSPSRQNLLDALGVDLPEELLTLALTHRSYSYEHGGLPTNERLEFLGDAVLGLTVTDELFHRHPDRTEGDLAKLRASVVNTQALADVGRGLTDEGLGAHLLLGRGEVNTGGADKASILADGMESLIGAVYLHHGLGVACDMILRLFGDLLDTAPTLGAGLDWKTSLQELTAARNLGSPSYVVTSTGPDHDKEFTAVVVVMDTEYGTGVGRSKKEAEQKAAAAAWNALESA
- a CDS encoding YceD family protein, giving the protein MATSHRAGTHQHPRSPLVFDVSRLGCRPGSMTEIHETVPSPERIGLDFIAVERGADLDLDLRLESVSEGVLVTGTVRAPTRGECTRCLGPVTGEIEIGLTELFAYPDSATESTTDEDEVGRVVDQTVDIEQAVVDAVGLALPFAPLCIEDCPGLCPDCGVALATAEPGHHHDKIDPRWAKLAGMLDDSDGGQDPRQAGGRS
- the sepIVA gene encoding cell division protein SepIVA, translated to MYRVFEALDELSAIVEEARGVPMTAGCVVPRGDVLELVDDIKDAIPGELDDAQDVLDARDNLLREAKEHADAMVSSATAEADSLLSHSRAEADRLLADAKSHADRMVAEARQHSERMVAEAREEASRLAATSKREYEAATSRAKAEADRLVESGNMSYEKAVQEGIKEQQRLVSQNEVVQAANAEATRLIDTAHAEADRLRGECDIYVDNKLAQFEDYLNGTLRSVSRGRHQLRTAAGTHDYVQH
- the coaD gene encoding pantetheine-phosphate adenylyltransferase; translation: MSGAVCPGSFDPVTLGHVDIFERAAAQFDEVIVAVLVNPNKAGMFDVDERIAMISEATAHLPNLSAESGQGLVVDFVRDRGFTAIVKGLRTGTDFEYELQMAQMNKHIAGVDTFFVATAPEYSFVSSSLAKEVATFGGDVSKLLPESVNRRLPAKLAQRRG
- the rsmD gene encoding 16S rRNA (guanine(966)-N(2))-methyltransferase RsmD, with product MTRIVAGTAGGRRLEVPARGTRPTTDRVREALFNVLAARRDFDGLRVLDLYAGSGALGLEALSRGAASAVFVEKDSRATAVINRNITALGLARASVRCGAVAAVLASRTDQPVDLVLADPPYDVPAAEVDAVLASLERNGWVAPGSVVVVERSVSSPELTWPAGWTAWPARRYGDTRVEAAEVD